GCGGCCCCGGCGGCGGGTTTTCCGGCGCGCCCTTGGGTGGCAGGATGTCGAGCTTCACGATCTGCCGCATCAGGTCGCGCTCATTGTCCGTGTAGGCGCTGCGGAACTCCGGGGAATCGAGCAACGTCCCCCGCTGCTCGGCGGGAGCGTCCGCCAGTTGCCGCATGCCTTTGCGGAACGGTTGTCGCCGCTCGTCGGGCAGCTGCCGGATCTGGGTGAAGATCTGCCGCGCCTGCTGCTGCTGCTCGGGGGTGAGGTGCTCGAAGGCGTCCATGCGCGACAGCATCCGCTGCCGCTGTTGCGGAGGCAGATTGTTGAAGTGGTGCAGCCGCTCGATCAGGTGCTGTTGCTGCTCCGGCGGCAGCTTCTGGAACTCGGGGTCATCGCGCAGCTTCTGCTCCTGCTGGTCCATCGGCAGGCCCTGGTTCTTCTTCAGCCACTGGCCGATGTGTGGCCCGCGCCGCTGCCCGCCCGGCCCCATCCATCCCGGGCCCTTTCCCTGGAAGGGACGGAAGCGGCGTGGCGGTCCGGCCATCTCCTGCCAGGCCAGCGCGGGCACGGCCGTCAGTGCCGCCAGCAACAGCCCGCCGATGATCTTCAGCCTCTGCAACTCCCGCTCCTACTGCTCCACCTGCTGGGCGTCATGGTTCGGCAGATCGTCCAGCAAGTCGAAATTGGCGTACAGGTCTTCGTTCTTGTCGAGCGACTCCAGGTCGGCGACCGCGGAGGTGCTGTGGACCGTCGCCATCTGGGCGGCAGGCCGCCCGTTCGGCGTCGCCCGGAACAGCGCTACTCCCGCCACCAGCAAGGCGGCGAATCCGGCTGCCAGGGCCGGACGGCGCAGCCAGGCGAACAGGCCCGCCGGCTTCTGCCGCTCCTCCCGCAGGTAGGCGTGCAGCCGTTGATCGAAATACGGCGAAGGCTCGGGCGCCGTCCACTCCTCCAGCAGCGCCATGGTTGCCCGCAGCGACTCGACTTCCTGCGCGCACTTGCTGCACGAGGCTACGTGCTCGCTGGCCGGGGTGCTCTTGCCCTCCGCCTGTTCGAGCAGATATTCATGTGCCGTTTTGCAATCCATAACTTCTACTCCTGCCCCCGGATCAAATAAAGCCCTTCAGTTTCTCCCGCAGCGTTTCGTAGGCGCGGAACAGCAGCGACTTGGTGGCCGACTCGCTCAGCTTCAGCACCGCGCCGATCTGTTTGTAATCCAGCCCCTGGTACTTGTGCATCAGCACCGCCACCCGCTGCCGCTCGGGCAAGGCCTCCACTTCTTTGCGGATGGCCGCCAGACGCTCCCGCCGCAGCATCTGCTGCTCCGCAGTCGCCCGGCCGTCGGCCACGTCGATCTTCAGCCCGGTCTCCTGGTCCGGCTCGTCCAGGCTGGCGGTGTGGCGCTCCGCCTTGGTGTCGCGCGCGTGGTTGATGGCCAGGTTGCTGGCGATCCGGTACAGCCAGGTGGTGAATTTGGCCTCCGCCGAGTATGACGCCCGCGAGCGATAGACCCGGAGGAAGACTTCCTGCGCCAGTTCCTCCGCCGTCGCCTGGTTCCTGGCCATGCGGAACATGAAGTGCACCATCGGCCGCCGGAACTTGGCCACCAGGTGGTCGAAGGCGGCGTCGTCCCCCGCGCGCACGCGCAGCATCACCTCCGCGTCGCTCATCTGCTGGAACGGCGCGGGGGGAGCCGGCAGGCTTTCCGCGCTC
The Terriglobales bacterium DNA segment above includes these coding regions:
- a CDS encoding DUF3106 domain-containing protein, whose product is MQRLKIIGGLLLAALTAVPALAWQEMAGPPRRFRPFQGKGPGWMGPGGQRRGPHIGQWLKKNQGLPMDQQEQKLRDDPEFQKLPPEQQQHLIERLHHFNNLPPQQRQRMLSRMDAFEHLTPEQQQQARQIFTQIRQLPDERRQPFRKGMRQLADAPAEQRGTLLDSPEFRSAYTDNERDLMRQIVKLDILPPKGAPENPPPGPPAQPK
- a CDS encoding sigma-70 family RNA polymerase sigma factor, producing MALDRAVGGLPPSAESLPAPPAPFQQMSDAEVMLRVRAGDDAAFDHLVAKFRRPMVHFMFRMARNQATAEELAQEVFLRVYRSRASYSAEAKFTTWLYRIASNLAINHARDTKAERHTASLDEPDQETGLKIDVADGRATAEQQMLRRERLAAIRKEVEALPERQRVAVLMHKYQGLDYKQIGAVLKLSESATKSLLFRAYETLREKLKGFI